One Nitrosopumilus piranensis genomic region harbors:
- the cbiT gene encoding precorrin-6Y C5,15-methyltransferase (decarboxylating) subunit CbiT, protein MWNYKTPGIPDEEFERTEKVPITKEEVRSVQICKARLQPGQIVYDVGCGSGSISVEAALQVESSGKILAIDYDQNAVDLTKKNLQKFNLSNVSVIFGNAKEKILELEEADAIFVGGTGGDTKEIVELAENKLKKDGRIVIGIILIETLYSVLQVMGKLRFKDVDITQVTISKSRKTTTGTMMLARNPVTIISATRV, encoded by the coding sequence ATGTGGAACTATAAAACCCCTGGAATTCCTGATGAAGAATTTGAAAGGACAGAAAAAGTTCCCATTACAAAAGAAGAAGTAAGATCTGTTCAAATTTGCAAAGCAAGACTACAACCAGGTCAAATTGTTTATGATGTTGGTTGTGGAAGTGGTTCTATTTCTGTAGAAGCAGCACTACAAGTTGAATCCTCTGGAAAAATTTTAGCAATAGATTATGATCAAAATGCAGTAGACCTAACAAAAAAAAACTTACAAAAATTCAATTTATCAAATGTTTCTGTAATATTTGGAAACGCTAAAGAAAAAATTTTAGAACTTGAAGAAGCTGATGCAATATTTGTTGGAGGCACTGGTGGTGATACTAAAGAAATTGTTGAATTGGCAGAAAATAAACTAAAGAAAGACGGAAGAATTGTAATTGGAATAATCCTTATTGAAACATTATATTCTGTATTGCAGGTTATGGGCAAATTACGGTTTAAGGATGTAGATATAACTCAAGTTACCATATCTAAGAGTAGAAAAACTACTACGGGAACTATGATGCTGGCAAGAAATCCTGTAACTATAATTTCTGCAACTAGAGTCTAA
- the cobI gene encoding precorrin-2 C(20)-methyltransferase, with product MPGLIGIGVGPGDPELLTVKAVKAIQNADIIMCPASKEDRPSIAFSVVDSIIDKSKNQEIVKLIFPMTKDKDVLEETWKKNAKIMAQTVQSGKNVVYLTVGDPFLYSTWIYMHKDLTEKYPEMKIEVIPGIVSMFTFASKVGVSIAEGAEKVAIIPSCYDLSSVKEIAKNSESMIFLKDGRYFDQVIDVLKESGFPDNSIFAIGQDLGTENEIIRKMTLGEVNDDTLTTKYFSILVVKRV from the coding sequence ATGCCTGGATTAATAGGAATTGGAGTGGGTCCTGGAGATCCTGAACTTCTTACAGTAAAGGCTGTAAAGGCAATTCAAAATGCTGATATCATCATGTGTCCTGCCTCAAAGGAAGACAGACCTAGTATTGCATTCTCTGTAGTTGATTCTATTATTGATAAATCAAAGAATCAGGAAATTGTTAAGCTAATCTTTCCTATGACTAAAGACAAAGATGTTCTTGAAGAAACTTGGAAAAAAAATGCAAAGATTATGGCACAAACAGTACAATCAGGCAAAAATGTTGTTTATCTAACAGTAGGTGATCCATTTCTATACAGTACTTGGATATACATGCACAAGGATTTAACAGAAAAATATCCTGAAATGAAGATTGAAGTTATTCCCGGAATAGTTTCAATGTTTACATTTGCATCAAAGGTCGGTGTAAGTATTGCAGAAGGTGCCGAGAAAGTTGCAATCATCCCATCTTGTTATGATCTAAGTAGTGTTAAAGAAATAGCAAAAAATTCTGAATCCATGATATTTTTAAAAGATGGCAGATATTTTGATCAAGTAATTGATGTTTTAAAAGAATCAGGATTTCCTGATAATTCCATTTTTGCAATAGGACAAGATTTGGGAACAGAAAATGAAATAATTAGAAAGATGACTCTAGGTGAAGTAAATGATGACACATTGACTACAAAATATTTCTCTATTCTGGTGGTAAAACGTGTCTGA
- the cobM gene encoding precorrin-4 C(11)-methyltransferase, with protein sequence MSDVFFVGCGPGDPELITIKAKKLIQKADVVVYSGSLIPEPILKLCKKGKLYDAAGMIREEIFDVLYKNAKKDKLVVRLHDGDPSIYGAIKEQIDNLTKKGINSIVVPGITAFLASAAALGTQLTLPGVTQTIIVTRAESRTKVPKREKISELAKHKATLIFYLSVHLISNLVKEAIAGGYKKKTPVAIVYRASWKDQKIIKGTLGNIAKKLKEEKITRTAIVIISDVIDPETYEYSKLYDKKFSHGYRKAKKTKN encoded by the coding sequence GTGTCTGATGTATTCTTTGTTGGTTGTGGACCAGGTGATCCAGAACTAATAACAATCAAAGCAAAAAAATTAATTCAAAAAGCAGACGTTGTTGTCTATTCTGGATCTCTGATTCCTGAGCCCATTTTGAAATTATGTAAAAAAGGAAAACTCTATGATGCAGCTGGAATGATCAGAGAAGAAATTTTTGATGTATTGTACAAAAACGCAAAAAAGGATAAACTTGTTGTAAGGTTACATGATGGTGATCCATCAATCTATGGTGCTATCAAAGAACAGATTGATAATCTTACCAAAAAAGGAATAAACTCTATAGTAGTACCCGGAATTACTGCATTCTTAGCCTCAGCAGCTGCTCTTGGAACACAACTAACTCTTCCAGGAGTAACTCAAACAATTATTGTTACAAGAGCAGAATCTAGAACTAAAGTTCCAAAAAGAGAAAAAATTTCAGAACTTGCAAAACATAAAGCAACTTTAATTTTCTATCTTAGTGTTCATTTAATTTCAAATTTGGTTAAAGAAGCAATTGCAGGTGGATACAAAAAGAAAACACCTGTTGCTATAGTGTATAGGGCAAGCTGGAAAGATCAAAAAATCATTAAAGGAACACTTGGCAATATTGCAAAAAAACTCAAAGAAGAAAAAATTACTAGAACTGCCATTGTAATAATTAGTGATGTGATTGATCCTGAAACATATGAATATTCTAAATTATATGATAAAAAATTTAGTCATGGTTATCGAAAAGCTAAAAAGACAAAAAATTAA
- a CDS encoding glutamate racemase encodes MAKIAVFDSGLGSLSIICQIQRAFKSEIIYFADQQSYPYGKKSRAQLEKIIQQSIKLLEEFSPNFIVVASNTPSLMLNLSTPRIFDVRPPLKEARKITKSKQIGILATESAIKSKGLSQYIRQNIPKSFKIFKINGSKLVDLVESGKFLTEKNYCKKIIKKELQILDQNLIDVVTLSSTHLPFLKKYLEKEFPNVQFIDSGSIVVQKIFSKTKNMQSKNNSLKIFTSGNTKNFQSKLLKIGIKNKVNFLSF; translated from the coding sequence GTGGCCAAAATTGCAGTTTTTGATTCAGGATTAGGCTCATTATCCATTATTTGTCAAATACAAAGAGCATTCAAATCAGAAATCATCTATTTTGCTGACCAGCAAAGTTATCCATATGGTAAAAAATCTCGGGCTCAACTAGAAAAGATTATCCAGCAATCAATCAAATTGTTAGAAGAGTTTTCACCAAATTTCATAGTTGTTGCATCAAATACACCAAGTCTCATGTTAAATTTATCAACACCAAGAATTTTTGATGTAAGGCCACCATTAAAAGAAGCAAGAAAAATTACAAAATCAAAGCAAATTGGAATACTTGCAACAGAGTCTGCCATAAAGAGTAAAGGGTTATCACAGTACATTAGACAAAATATTCCAAAATCTTTTAAAATTTTTAAGATAAATGGTTCAAAACTTGTAGATTTAGTTGAATCAGGAAAATTTCTAACAGAAAAAAATTATTGTAAAAAAATTATCAAAAAAGAATTACAAATACTTGATCAGAATTTAATTGATGTTGTTACTTTATCAAGCACGCATTTACCATTTTTAAAAAAATATCTAGAAAAAGAATTTCCAAATGTACAGTTTATAGATTCAGGAAGCATTGTAGTACAAAAAATATTTTCAAAAACAAAAAATATGCAATCAAAAAATAATTCTTTGAAAATTTTTACTTCTGGAAATACAAAAAACTTTCAATCAAAATTATTAAAAATTGGGATTAAAAATAAAGTTAATTTTTTGTCTTTTTAG
- a CDS encoding Snf7 family protein, producing the protein MPNFDKTWARQETQSVTGKLREAVKPQGALKPRIQTAVNKLQIQISKMDSMLGKLHERDAQLFQRVVTAMQQHDTSTSRVLSNELAEIRKVTKMLGNARMSLEQVQLRLTTIHDLGDAMVAIGPAMSTMKGLKSSLGRFMPEADSELNSMTQTLNGLMMDSLAGDSFNMESDVSSEETDKILQEASAVAEQQIGDKFPSVPSSTGLSSGTSTSTFE; encoded by the coding sequence ATGCCAAACTTCGATAAGACTTGGGCTCGACAAGAGACCCAAAGCGTAACTGGCAAACTCCGAGAAGCAGTAAAGCCTCAAGGTGCATTAAAACCACGAATTCAAACTGCAGTAAACAAACTACAGATCCAAATCTCAAAAATGGACTCTATGTTAGGCAAACTGCACGAAAGAGATGCGCAACTCTTTCAGAGAGTCGTGACTGCAATGCAGCAACATGATACTAGCACAAGTAGAGTTTTGTCTAACGAATTAGCTGAAATTCGTAAAGTTACAAAGATGCTCGGCAATGCAAGAATGTCATTAGAACAAGTCCAACTAAGACTCACAACTATTCATGATCTTGGTGATGCTATGGTGGCAATTGGACCAGCAATGTCTACAATGAAGGGATTGAAGTCATCGCTGGGAAGATTTATGCCAGAAGCAGACTCAGAATTGAATTCCATGACACAGACACTCAATGGACTTATGATGGATTCACTTGCAGGAGACTCATTTAACATGGAGTCTGATGTTTCTAGTGAAGAAACAGACAAGATCCTACAAGAAGCATCTGCAGTAGCTGAGCAACAGATTGGTGATAAATTCCCATCTGTCCCATCTTCAACTGGACTTTCGTCAGGAACCTCTACTTCTACCTTTGAGTAG
- a CDS encoding glycosyltransferase, with amino-acid sequence MQSSENIQENNAQISIIIPTYNESQNIVQILKSIKDNLPKNFVTQTIIVDDNSPDGTGKIVEDYLKNVKKMADYTIEVIHRKAKKGLGSAILNGIQQAKGDTIVIMDSDFSHPPQIIPKLIESIKKYQYDIAVASRYINGGKIQGWSFKRKIISKFATLIAKKGLGIDTKDPMSGFFAFKRNIIKGLNFDAIGYKFLLEILVKTKGVNIKEVPYTFQDREFGSSKLGMKTILDYYKSVWKLYRYGKPVEKQEKRSSVKFLSKAARFYTVGASGFIVNYMISLLFAGGISDMWYLHANVIGIIASITTNFILNKAWTFGDRNFRIKKTVSQYGKFAMFSSLGALVQLGMVFTLVDNAEISYPLALILAVITAAFGNFVLNKKFTFKEKLLN; translated from the coding sequence ATGCAATCAAGTGAGAATATACAAGAAAATAATGCTCAGATTTCAATAATAATTCCAACTTATAATGAATCTCAAAATATTGTACAAATTTTAAAATCAATTAAAGATAATTTACCAAAAAATTTTGTTACTCAAACCATAATAGTAGATGACAATTCACCTGACGGAACCGGAAAAATTGTTGAAGATTACTTAAAAAATGTCAAAAAAATGGCGGATTATACAATAGAAGTTATCCATAGAAAAGCAAAGAAAGGATTAGGTTCAGCAATTCTTAATGGAATTCAACAAGCAAAAGGAGATACCATTGTAATAATGGATAGTGATTTTTCTCACCCTCCACAAATTATTCCAAAATTAATCGAGTCAATAAAGAAATATCAATATGATATTGCAGTTGCTTCAAGGTACATTAATGGTGGAAAGATTCAAGGTTGGTCGTTTAAGAGAAAAATTATTAGTAAATTTGCAACATTGATTGCAAAAAAAGGATTAGGAATAGATACCAAAGATCCAATGTCTGGATTCTTTGCATTTAAAAGAAATATCATTAAAGGATTAAATTTTGATGCCATAGGTTACAAGTTTCTTTTAGAAATATTAGTAAAAACAAAAGGAGTAAACATCAAAGAGGTTCCATATACATTTCAAGATAGAGAATTTGGTTCCAGTAAATTAGGAATGAAAACTATATTGGATTATTACAAGTCGGTTTGGAAATTATATAGATATGGGAAACCAGTAGAGAAACAAGAAAAACGTTCCTCAGTAAAATTTCTATCAAAAGCAGCTAGATTTTACACAGTTGGTGCCTCAGGATTCATAGTAAATTACATGATTTCATTACTGTTTGCAGGTGGAATTTCTGATATGTGGTATCTGCATGCAAATGTGATTGGAATAATTGCATCAATTACAACTAATTTTATTTTAAACAAAGCATGGACATTTGGAGATAGAAACTTTAGAATTAAGAAGACAGTTTCTCAATATGGAAAGTTTGCAATGTTTAGTTCATTGGGCGCTTTAGTTCAACTAGGGATGGTATTTACTCTAGTAGACAATGCAGAAATTTCATACCCATTGGCATTAATTTTAGCAGTGATTACTGCAGCATTTGGAAATTTTGTATTAAACAAAAAATTTACATTTAAAGAAAAACTACTAAACTGA
- a CDS encoding ABC1 kinase family protein, with protein sequence MSAGRTIHVLIKLLPSILALRKDRKKWVQQEKNTIDSEQFRKNARKALDTFISLGPVYIKLGQWLSSRADILPQPYLEELSKLQDSVPSAPFEQVKPIIEKDLGPIDDTFDDIDTNSISGASLGQVYRGTISGQQIVIKVKRPGIEKIVREDLRVLKKILPLALRFVDPNLRYSAKAMLAQFIETIREEMDYTNESENLKKIKQDMENNDKVIVPSVYDDYSSKNVLTMEYLPGIKVTNVQALDEKGVDREQLVIDVHKVFFTMLLKHSLFHADPHPGNISVTDDGKLILYDYGMVGRINNETRYKLIRLYLALVEKNPPRVVNAMAELGMLTPGYNRQVIEKGIELSIRAMYGNKPDEMEVQSLMELANQTMSKFPFVLPKNLALYMRMASIIEGIYKTHDVDFKFVKVLRNILQEENMIPKAYVEELKISFEKFSKSIESALRLGPEMEKFMAESEIFMQKRKPIVFLSASIFASAVFIGSVVMYQTNETLGITGMITSGLIMIGSSIFRKY encoded by the coding sequence ATGTCTGCTGGAAGAACAATTCATGTATTAATCAAACTCCTACCCTCTATTCTTGCTCTACGTAAAGACAGAAAAAAATGGGTACAACAAGAAAAAAATACAATAGATTCTGAGCAATTTAGAAAAAATGCAAGAAAGGCTCTTGATACTTTTATTTCCTTGGGACCTGTATACATCAAGCTAGGTCAATGGTTGTCATCACGAGCAGATATCTTGCCTCAACCATATCTTGAAGAATTATCAAAATTACAAGATAGTGTTCCCTCTGCACCATTTGAACAAGTAAAACCAATTATTGAAAAAGATTTGGGACCAATTGATGATACATTTGATGATATTGATACCAACTCCATATCTGGTGCATCTTTAGGTCAAGTTTATCGAGGCACTATTTCTGGACAGCAGATTGTCATCAAGGTAAAAAGACCAGGTATTGAGAAAATTGTACGAGAAGATCTCAGGGTCTTAAAGAAAATTTTACCGTTGGCTTTGAGATTTGTTGATCCCAATCTAAGATATTCAGCAAAAGCGATGCTTGCCCAATTCATCGAAACTATTCGTGAGGAGATGGATTACACAAATGAATCTGAGAATCTCAAAAAAATCAAACAAGACATGGAAAATAACGACAAAGTAATTGTTCCTTCAGTTTATGATGATTATTCTTCAAAAAATGTTCTGACTATGGAGTACCTGCCTGGAATCAAAGTTACAAACGTGCAGGCACTTGATGAGAAAGGAGTTGACAGAGAGCAACTCGTAATTGATGTTCATAAGGTCTTTTTTACAATGCTTCTCAAACACTCTCTTTTTCATGCAGACCCCCACCCAGGAAACATTTCAGTTACTGATGATGGGAAATTGATCCTATATGATTATGGAATGGTAGGGCGAATAAATAATGAAACCCGATACAAACTCATCAGGCTATATCTTGCTCTAGTTGAAAAAAATCCACCTAGAGTAGTTAACGCAATGGCAGAACTGGGAATGCTTACACCTGGATATAATAGACAAGTTATCGAAAAAGGAATTGAACTATCAATTCGTGCAATGTATGGAAACAAACCTGATGAGATGGAAGTTCAAAGTCTGATGGAGCTTGCAAATCAAACCATGAGTAAATTTCCTTTTGTTTTACCAAAGAATCTTGCCCTTTACATGAGGATGGCATCAATTATCGAAGGAATTTACAAAACACATGATGTTGATTTCAAGTTTGTCAAAGTTCTAAGAAATATTCTGCAAGAAGAAAATATGATCCCAAAGGCTTACGTTGAGGAATTAAAGATCTCATTTGAAAAATTCTCAAAATCAATTGAATCTGCATTACGATTAGGACCTGAAATGGAAAAATTTATGGCCGAATCTGAAATCTTTATGCAGAAAAGAAAACCTATAGTATTTCTTAGTGCAAGTATTTTTGCATCTGCAGTTTTTATTGGCTCAGTAGTTATGTATCAAACAAATGAAACTCTTGGGATTACTGGAATGATTACATCTGGTTTGATAATGATAGGCTCTTCAATCTTTAGGAAATACTAG
- the hsp14 gene encoding archaeal heat shock protein Hsp14: MGLVKEVIKEIGNKSREFYEFVLPPIDMYLSSDNLKVIIDIPGFAKKDIKLTLCGDILSIQACKEIDKKESKSLISKQRPNIIDKKIRLPIDIRQGEEKISSAKYEDGVLTLVIPVTKKGKDISIE, from the coding sequence ATGGGATTAGTAAAAGAAGTGATCAAAGAGATTGGAAATAAATCACGAGAGTTCTACGAGTTTGTTTTACCACCAATTGACATGTATCTTAGTTCTGATAATCTCAAAGTCATCATCGACATCCCGGGATTTGCAAAAAAAGACATCAAGCTGACATTGTGTGGAGATATACTTTCAATTCAAGCATGCAAGGAAATAGATAAGAAAGAGTCTAAATCACTAATTTCAAAACAGAGACCAAACATTATTGATAAAAAAATACGACTTCCAATCGATATCAGACAAGGTGAAGAAAAAATTAGTTCAGCAAAATATGAAGACGGTGTTTTGACACTGGTGATTCCAGTAACTAAGAAAGGAAAAGATATCTCAATAGAATAG
- the tmk gene encoding dTMP kinase — protein sequence MIIVIEGGDQAGKLTQSTMLEKALKKRKIKTKLFHFPDYKTPVGKEIRKYLDGKRKFPPQVIHCLLAANRWEKLDQILDAQEKNSVLIMNRYYQSNLVYGLANGMKQKWLETLDEGLPKADLVILLDVTQKESFSRQKTNRDKFEKNEEFLRKISKIYKTTAKKKRWKVIDASKSKEEVHKEIMKTFSKKIGL from the coding sequence ATGATAATTGTAATTGAGGGTGGAGATCAAGCAGGAAAGCTAACACAGTCAACTATGCTAGAAAAGGCACTTAAAAAAAGGAAAATTAAAACTAAATTGTTTCATTTTCCAGACTACAAAACACCTGTTGGAAAAGAGATTAGAAAATATCTTGATGGAAAAAGAAAGTTTCCTCCCCAAGTCATTCACTGTCTTTTAGCTGCAAACAGATGGGAAAAGCTAGATCAAATCTTAGATGCACAAGAAAAAAACTCTGTTCTAATAATGAATCGATACTATCAGTCAAATCTTGTATATGGATTGGCAAATGGAATGAAGCAAAAATGGCTAGAAACTTTGGATGAAGGACTACCAAAGGCAGATCTTGTAATTTTGCTTGATGTGACTCAGAAAGAATCCTTTAGCAGACAAAAAACTAACAGAGACAAATTTGAAAAAAATGAAGAATTTCTTAGAAAAATTTCTAAAATCTATAAAACAACCGCAAAGAAAAAACGCTGGAAAGTAATTGACGCATCAAAATCTAAAGAAGAAGTACACAAAGAAATCATGAAAACATTTTCAAAGAAAATAGGATTATGA
- a CDS encoding HD domain-containing protein, whose protein sequence is MKKNYLDIIDPIHDFIRVYDHELSIIDNSIFQRLRRIRQLSGAHLTYPAAQHTRFEHSLGVMHIASQAGHALNEKGFLKSDDIEILRLAGLLHDIGHGPFSHLFEEIIQEKKISHEDFGKEIILKSEIGDILTKNGFDKKLITKIAFGDSKFQYLNEIVSGALSADMMDYLLRDGYFTGAEHAKIDHKRITQSLDVHQKKLALERSALYSFESMMHSRYQMFKAVYFHKTVRAAEVMLLEALRSSDDEFGFSTFNLDEFIQLTDEYILSSLVSSKSSKLKRARKFAQDYQNRKLLKCVFESILTSRKNLKKIKTTDLRDAISKKSKVAENEIFVDSSVTPSIPLAPSKNESKSIILITSDNGKSSAKEMPISEIPVVSAISGFMNILRIYTYQKNRKKVEIAAKSIIGELE, encoded by the coding sequence ATGAAAAAAAATTATCTAGACATAATAGATCCCATTCATGATTTTATCAGAGTATATGACCATGAACTATCAATAATTGACAATTCGATTTTTCAGAGACTAAGAAGGATAAGACAGCTATCTGGAGCTCATCTGACATATCCGGCAGCTCAGCATACAAGATTTGAGCACTCCCTTGGAGTTATGCACATTGCAAGTCAGGCAGGTCATGCATTAAATGAAAAAGGATTTCTCAAATCCGATGACATTGAAATTCTTAGATTAGCCGGTCTCTTACATGATATTGGTCATGGTCCTTTCTCGCATCTATTTGAAGAGATAATTCAAGAAAAGAAAATCTCTCATGAGGACTTTGGAAAAGAGATTATTTTAAAATCTGAGATTGGTGATATCTTGACAAAAAATGGGTTTGATAAAAAACTCATAACAAAAATTGCGTTTGGTGATTCAAAATTTCAATACCTCAATGAGATTGTATCCGGTGCTCTCAGTGCAGATATGATGGATTACTTACTTCGAGATGGTTATTTCACAGGAGCAGAGCACGCAAAAATTGATCATAAGAGAATTACACAATCCCTTGATGTTCATCAAAAGAAACTTGCTTTGGAGCGCTCTGCATTATACTCCTTTGAATCAATGATGCATTCAAGATATCAAATGTTCAAGGCAGTCTATTTTCACAAGACTGTAAGGGCAGCAGAAGTTATGTTACTTGAAGCATTAAGATCTTCAGATGATGAATTTGGTTTTTCCACTTTTAATCTAGATGAATTCATTCAACTAACAGATGAATACATTCTTTCAAGTCTAGTTTCATCAAAATCTTCTAAATTAAAACGGGCAAGAAAGTTTGCACAAGACTATCAAAACAGGAAATTACTCAAATGTGTGTTTGAGAGTATTCTGACAAGCAGAAAAAATCTAAAGAAAATAAAAACTACTGATCTTAGAGATGCCATTTCTAAAAAATCCAAAGTAGCAGAAAACGAGATCTTCGTTGATAGCTCAGTCACCCCCTCAATTCCACTTGCACCCTCAAAAAATGAGTCAAAATCTATTATTTTGATTACAAGTGATAATGGAAAATCATCCGCAAAAGAGATGCCTATATCAGAGATACCTGTGGTTTCAGCGATTTCGGGATTTATGAATATTCTTAGAATATACACCTATCAGAAGAACAGAAAAAAAGTTGAAATTGCCGCAAAATCCATCATTGGTGAACTAGAATGA
- the pyrH gene encoding UMP kinase yields MKKRIVIKLSGRVFAMDNVKLLKDWAQFLVKISKVCQPIIITGGGNIARHYINHARSSGADESTLDELGIEISRLNAKLLIYALKNKAYSHPPTTLQEVRHAVDDGLIVVTGGLHPGQSTNGTAALIAEKVKAEQFLNATDVDGVYDMDPNKFKKAKKFKRIELKNLKNMLIHEDSVAGGYDLMDIVALKIIERSKIKTRILKANPKIIEKAIKGGNMGTEIIIPSK; encoded by the coding sequence ATGAAAAAGAGAATCGTAATCAAATTATCTGGCCGAGTTTTTGCCATGGATAATGTCAAACTCTTAAAAGATTGGGCACAATTTCTAGTAAAAATTAGCAAGGTCTGCCAGCCAATAATCATTACTGGTGGTGGAAACATAGCTAGACACTACATTAATCATGCAAGATCTTCAGGAGCTGATGAATCAACTCTTGATGAATTGGGAATTGAGATTTCCAGACTAAATGCAAAACTGTTGATTTATGCTCTCAAAAACAAGGCATATTCTCATCCTCCAACTACCTTACAAGAAGTTAGACATGCAGTAGATGATGGATTAATTGTTGTAACAGGAGGATTGCATCCTGGTCAAAGTACCAATGGAACCGCAGCATTGATTGCTGAAAAAGTAAAAGCTGAACAATTTCTTAATGCCACTGATGTTGATGGAGTCTATGACATGGATCCAAACAAATTCAAAAAAGCAAAAAAATTCAAACGAATCGAACTAAAAAATCTCAAAAATATGTTAATTCATGAAGACTCAGTTGCAGGAGGATATGATCTGATGGATATAGTTGCTCTAAAAATTATTGAGCGCTCAAAAATCAAAACAAGAATTCTCAAAGCCAACCCAAAAATTATTGAAAAAGCCATTAAAGGCGGTAATATGGGAACTGAGATAATTATTCCCTCAAAATAA
- a CDS encoding Dna2/Cas4 domain-containing protein, protein MMGDRDYRTTIQNALKSIGNELEIDIDSKDIQTIHLPEVVRCMRRSYYDRIEPQEIERRGFNELLSGLLRKLQYGSDPKDFDINDIKLRGQADMIVDDAILLFRSATEELENPHASDVLYLNACMWIYDKEDGIVIYITGDRKETTFSLTRNKKMFEDTIRRVRVLNNLLKEQKTPILEPSTECNECQYYERCFTKKKNTKQTSLSEMLGLSKKD, encoded by the coding sequence ATGATGGGAGACAGAGACTATAGAACTACTATTCAAAACGCCTTAAAATCAATTGGAAATGAGTTAGAGATCGATATAGATTCTAAAGACATTCAAACTATCCACCTTCCAGAAGTGGTTAGGTGTATGAGGCGCTCATACTATGACAGAATAGAACCTCAGGAAATCGAAAGAAGGGGATTCAATGAACTTCTTTCAGGATTATTAAGAAAATTACAATATGGAAGTGACCCAAAGGATTTTGATATTAACGATATCAAACTTCGAGGGCAGGCAGATATGATTGTGGATGATGCAATCCTCTTATTCAGATCTGCTACTGAGGAATTAGAAAATCCTCATGCAAGTGATGTTTTGTATCTTAATGCATGCATGTGGATATATGACAAAGAAGACGGGATTGTTATATACATCACAGGAGATAGAAAAGAGACAACATTTTCATTAACACGTAACAAAAAGATGTTTGAAGATACTATACGTAGAGTTAGAGTTCTCAACAACTTACTCAAAGAGCAAAAGACACCAATCTTAGAGCCATCCACTGAGTGCAATGAATGCCAATATTATGAGAGATGTTTTACAAAAAAGAAGAACACCAAGCAGACGTCTCTCTCAGAAATGCTAGGTTTGAGTAAGAAAGATTAG